One Streptomyces sp. ML-6 genomic region harbors:
- a CDS encoding LLM class F420-dependent oxidoreductase: protein MPVPIGLGLPQMKQYDIGRDVAAVARAAEETGYESLWVFERIIFPEAPTQGLYGVPGLPWPDQYRGVADPLVTLALAAGATERARLGTSVLVAPLHLPFQLARSLASLDAASGGRVVAGIGTGWSLDEYAAASVAPFEKRGAVLDELLDVCAAVWGPDPVSYRGELTTIVPSEVGPKPARPIPVYLPATGPRAMRRLVDRADGWMPVAMGAARLAEQWKQVQDLAAERGRERPLHVCVRVNARYSAEPVAGAGREAFHGDVAQIVEDLAAHAATGVPEFLIDLQGTTRDAAELIDVAAEVYAAARAAGV from the coding sequence ATGCCTGTCCCGATCGGTCTCGGTCTTCCGCAGATGAAGCAGTACGACATCGGCCGCGACGTGGCCGCCGTGGCGCGCGCGGCGGAGGAGACCGGCTACGAGAGCCTGTGGGTCTTCGAGCGGATCATCTTCCCCGAGGCCCCCACGCAGGGGCTGTACGGCGTACCGGGGCTGCCGTGGCCCGACCAGTACCGCGGTGTCGCCGACCCGCTGGTCACGCTCGCGCTCGCCGCCGGGGCGACGGAGCGGGCCCGGCTGGGCACCAGTGTCCTGGTCGCACCGCTGCACCTGCCGTTCCAGCTGGCCCGTTCGCTGGCCTCGCTCGACGCGGCGAGCGGCGGCCGGGTGGTTGCGGGGATCGGCACGGGCTGGTCGCTCGACGAGTACGCGGCGGCCTCCGTGGCCCCCTTCGAGAAGCGGGGCGCGGTCCTGGACGAACTGCTGGACGTGTGCGCGGCCGTCTGGGGCCCGGACCCGGTCTCCTACCGGGGCGAGCTGACCACGATCGTCCCGTCCGAGGTCGGCCCGAAGCCCGCACGGCCCATTCCGGTCTACCTGCCGGCGACCGGTCCGCGGGCCATGCGCCGGCTGGTCGACCGGGCGGACGGCTGGATGCCCGTCGCGATGGGGGCCGCCCGGCTGGCCGAGCAGTGGAAGCAGGTCCAGGACCTGGCGGCCGAGCGCGGCCGGGAGCGGCCGCTCCACGTCTGTGTGCGGGTCAACGCCAGGTACAGCGCCGAGCCGGTCGCCGGGGCGGGCCGCGAGGCGTTCCACGGCGATGTCGCCCAGATCGTCGAGGACCTGGCGGCCCATGCCGCGACGGGCGTCCCGGAGTTCCTGATCGACCTCCAGGGCACGACGCGCGACGCCGCGGAACTGATCGACGTGGCGGCCGAGGTGTACGCGGCGGCCCGCGCGGCAGGCGTCTGA
- a CDS encoding TetR/AcrR family transcriptional regulator codes for MTTPPSGLRERKKQATREALREAALRLAVERGADQVRVEDIAEAAGVSPRTYNNYFASREQAIVSAVTADREARIAAAVAARPAGVRLADAVTEAVVEQYANTGEREHKALLLITARTALRDAFLDTTAGIEPPLTAVIAERLGDAGAHTARVLAASVAAAVRIALEGWLRPARNAEVAESCAAGGLVVPSGSLPDQLRTALAPLAPAFDAAEQHAQP; via the coding sequence GTGACGACACCACCATCAGGGCTGCGGGAGCGGAAGAAACAGGCCACGCGCGAGGCGCTTCGCGAGGCGGCCCTGCGCCTGGCTGTAGAGCGCGGAGCGGACCAGGTGCGGGTCGAGGACATCGCCGAAGCGGCTGGGGTCTCGCCTCGCACCTACAACAACTACTTCGCCAGCCGCGAGCAGGCGATCGTCTCCGCTGTCACCGCGGACCGGGAGGCGCGCATCGCGGCTGCGGTCGCGGCCCGGCCCGCAGGAGTGCGCCTGGCCGACGCCGTCACCGAAGCAGTGGTCGAGCAGTACGCGAACACCGGCGAGCGCGAACACAAGGCGCTGCTGCTGATCACCGCCCGGACCGCGCTGCGCGACGCGTTCCTCGATACCACCGCCGGCATCGAGCCCCCTCTCACGGCGGTGATCGCCGAACGCCTGGGTGATGCCGGAGCGCACACGGCCCGCGTCCTCGCGGCAAGCGTGGCCGCGGCAGTTCGCATCGCGCTGGAGGGCTGGCTCCGGCCGGCCCGGAACGCAGAGGTCGCCGAGAGTTGCGCCGCCGGAGGACTGGTCGTGCCCTCCGGCTCACTGCCCGACCAGCTCCGCACGGCGCTGGCCCCGCTCGCGCCCGCGTTCGACGCCGCCGAGCAACACGCCCAGCCGTGA
- the dhaK gene encoding dihydroxyacetone kinase subunit DhaK, translating into MLINVPETVVADALRGMAAVHPELTVDVESRVVVRRDAPVAGKVALVSGGGSGHEPLHAGFVGPGMLSAACPGEVFTSPVPDQMVRAAAAVDSGAGVLFVVKNYTGDVLNFEMAAELAEDEGIQVAQVLVNDDVAVTDSLYTAGRRGTGATLFVEKIAGAAADEGAPLDRVAAVARRVNESSRSFGVALGAVTTPAKGSPTFDLPPGELELGIGIHGEPGRERRPMMTSGEIADFAVDTVLEDLRPTGPVIALVNGMGATPLLELYGFGAEAHRVLSERGVVAARTLVGNYVTSLDMAGCSVTLCQVDEELLRLWDAPVETPALRWGR; encoded by the coding sequence ATGCTGATCAACGTTCCCGAGACCGTTGTCGCGGACGCGCTGCGCGGTATGGCCGCGGTTCACCCCGAGCTGACCGTGGATGTCGAGAGCCGGGTCGTCGTGCGGCGTGACGCGCCCGTGGCCGGGAAGGTGGCGCTCGTCTCCGGCGGGGGTTCCGGGCACGAGCCGCTGCACGCGGGGTTCGTCGGCCCCGGCATGTTGTCCGCGGCCTGTCCCGGGGAGGTGTTCACCTCGCCCGTGCCCGATCAGATGGTGCGGGCGGCGGCCGCGGTCGACAGCGGGGCGGGGGTGCTGTTCGTGGTCAAGAACTACACGGGTGACGTCCTGAACTTCGAGATGGCCGCCGAGCTCGCCGAGGACGAGGGGATCCAGGTGGCCCAGGTGCTCGTCAACGACGACGTGGCGGTGACCGACAGCCTGTACACGGCCGGCCGGCGGGGCACGGGAGCGACCCTGTTCGTCGAGAAGATCGCGGGGGCGGCGGCCGACGAGGGCGCCCCGCTGGACCGGGTGGCGGCCGTCGCCCGGCGGGTGAACGAGTCGTCGCGGAGCTTCGGGGTGGCCCTCGGCGCCGTCACCACACCGGCCAAGGGCTCCCCCACCTTCGACCTGCCGCCGGGCGAGCTGGAGCTCGGCATCGGGATCCACGGCGAGCCGGGGCGGGAGCGGCGGCCGATGATGACGTCGGGGGAGATCGCGGACTTCGCGGTGGACACGGTGCTGGAGGACCTGCGGCCGACCGGGCCGGTGATCGCGCTGGTCAACGGCATGGGGGCGACGCCCCTGCTGGAGCTGTACGGGTTCGGGGCGGAGGCCCATCGGGTGCTCTCCGAGCGGGGTGTGGTGGCAGCTCGTACGCTCGTGGGGAACTATGTGACCTCGCTCGACATGGCGGGCTGTTCGGTGACGCTCTGCCAGGTGGACGAGGAACTGCTGCGGCTCTGGGACGCGCCGGTGGAGACACCTGCGCTGCGCTGGGGCCGCTGA
- the dhaL gene encoding dihydroxyacetone kinase subunit DhaL, producing the protein MLDADFFHRWMTGAAALVGREAARLTELDSAIGDADHGSNMQRGFTAVTAVLDEERPGTPGAVLMLAGRNLISTVGGASGPLYGTLLRRTGKALGDAPEVTPQQLADAFGVGVAAVAQLGGAQAGDKTMLDALLPAAEALGTSFGAAREAAEKGAAATVPMRARKGRASYLGERSIGHQDPGATSSALLIAALADAGEKTDGEKTDGERA; encoded by the coding sequence GTGCTCGACGCCGATTTCTTCCACCGTTGGATGACCGGGGCCGCCGCCCTGGTCGGCCGTGAGGCGGCCCGTCTCACCGAGCTCGACTCGGCGATCGGGGACGCCGATCACGGCAGCAACATGCAGCGCGGGTTCACCGCGGTGACCGCCGTGCTGGACGAGGAGCGGCCGGGGACGCCGGGCGCCGTGCTGATGCTCGCCGGCCGGAACCTGATCTCGACGGTCGGCGGTGCCTCGGGCCCGTTGTACGGGACGCTGCTGCGCCGTACCGGAAAGGCCCTGGGCGATGCCCCCGAGGTGACGCCGCAGCAGCTGGCGGACGCCTTCGGGGTGGGGGTGGCGGCCGTGGCGCAGCTGGGCGGGGCGCAGGCCGGGGACAAGACGATGCTCGACGCGCTGCTGCCGGCCGCCGAGGCGCTGGGCACCTCGTTCGGGGCGGCCCGGGAGGCGGCGGAGAAGGGGGCCGCGGCGACGGTGCCGATGCGGGCCCGCAAGGGCAGGGCGAGTTACCTGGGCGAACGGAGCATCGGCCATCAGGACCCGGGGGCGACGTCCTCGGCCCTGCTGATCGCCGCACTGGCCGACGCCGGGGAGAAGACGGACGGGGAGAAGACGGACGGGGAGCGGGCATGA
- a CDS encoding PTS fructose transporter subunit IIA: MSEGKQVGIVLVSHSGPVAESVAELARGLAAGGATAPVAAAGGTPAGGLGTSAELITEAARSVDSGAGVALLVDLGSAVLTVKSLLAEGDELPEGSRLVDAPFVEGAVAAVVTASAGGDIAAVEAAAAEAYGYRKV; the protein is encoded by the coding sequence ATGAGCGAGGGGAAACAGGTCGGGATCGTGCTGGTCTCGCACAGCGGGCCGGTGGCCGAGTCCGTCGCCGAGCTGGCCAGGGGGCTCGCGGCGGGCGGTGCGACGGCGCCGGTGGCGGCGGCCGGCGGTACTCCCGCGGGCGGTCTCGGGACGAGCGCGGAGCTGATCACCGAGGCCGCCAGGTCGGTGGACTCCGGTGCGGGTGTCGCGCTGCTGGTGGACCTGGGCAGCGCGGTGCTCACGGTCAAGTCGTTGCTGGCCGAGGGCGACGAGTTGCCGGAGGGCTCGCGGCTGGTGGACGCGCCGTTCGTGGAGGGCGCGGTGGCCGCGGTGGTCACTGCCTCGGCGGGCGGCGACATCGCGGCGGTGGAGGCCGCGGCGGCGGAGGCGTACGGCTACCGCAAGGTGTGA
- a CDS encoding phosphodiester glycosidase family protein, with protein MTVGTIAPALADPGPDPRPRTAAEALEPVAPPPASNPAGEPRSVADGDGIETARTSRPIAPGIRLDSYDRLESDKWLRVDHLSVDLAGSGVRADYLSSGKVSDRRTVSELAAGHDPGRGRRTVAAINADFFDINQTGAPEGIGVKDGAPVQSPAPGVNRAVGIGPDSAGRILNLYFEGTLTLPTGKRPLTAYNAANVPPGGVGAYTSAWGTADRALTVDNASPVAEATVRDGKVVSVSHTPGSGAVPDGTTVLVGREAGAAALDALEPGDPVSLTYRARTDAGSVPRTAVGGRELLVVDGVAQNHDGEGNNTAAPRTAVGFSEDGRTMQVLTVDGRQADSGGVTLTELGLMMRRAGSYSALNLDGGGSSTLVAREPGSDALRVENSPSDGSERTVPNGLALTAPDGSGRLKGFWVQPRTPAATAPGVDPVKGGHPDRVFPGLTRRLTATGYDETYGPARGTPRWRTAPASVGTVDGGGLFTARRGGTTTVSAANGPARGSTTLTVLDELARIQPTTQRVGLADAKATGTFGIVGLDAHGTSAPVEPRDVVLDYDRALFDIRDDGQGSFTVTSRTGSGAGLIRATVAGTTTVLAASVGLTEQPVSSFDDAGSWKFSQARASGSLEATPDGRTGTGLRLRYDFTGSTATRAAYATPPEPVTVDGQPQSFKLWIKGDGKGAWPTLHLKDAAGSDQLLRGPYVTWTGWREVTFAVPQGAAMPLSVHRFYLAETGAAQQYTGDIVIDDLTAQVPPPVDLPEQAAPADDLIDTAAVTGRRDWRFAVMSDAQFVARDPDSAIVAQARRTLREIKAAAPDFLVVNGDLVDEGAPEDLAFARRVLTEELGDALPWYYVPGNHEVMGGKIDNFVGEFGPAQRTFDHKGTRFVTLDTSSLSLRGGGFAQIRQLRAQLDAAAKDRAVDSVMLIEHVPPRDPTVQKGSQLGDRKEAALVEQWLTDFRRTTGKGAALIGSHVGVFHASHVDGVPYLINGNSGKAPAGAADEGGFTGWSLVGADRVTAGEQAAARLRPWRGGPDWVSVQTRAHVDALDIDAPPVLGAGSRTKVTATVTQGARAVPVGFPMAADWTGSPNVHVGDLSGVRPRHTAVLDPSTGTLTALRPGTITLAVTVNGTTQRTQLRITATGTAPAA; from the coding sequence ATGACCGTCGGCACGATCGCCCCCGCCCTCGCCGACCCGGGCCCCGATCCCCGCCCCCGCACCGCCGCCGAGGCACTCGAACCGGTCGCCCCGCCGCCCGCGAGCAACCCGGCGGGGGAGCCCCGCTCGGTCGCGGACGGCGACGGCATCGAGACGGCACGCACTTCCCGCCCGATCGCCCCCGGCATCCGCCTCGACTCGTACGACCGGCTCGAATCCGACAAGTGGCTGCGGGTCGACCACCTCTCCGTCGACCTGGCCGGCAGCGGGGTACGTGCCGACTACCTCTCCTCCGGCAAGGTCTCCGACCGGCGCACCGTCTCCGAACTCGCCGCCGGCCACGACCCGGGCCGGGGCCGCCGCACCGTCGCCGCGATCAACGCCGACTTCTTCGACATCAACCAGACCGGCGCACCCGAGGGGATCGGCGTCAAGGACGGGGCCCCTGTCCAGTCGCCCGCCCCCGGCGTCAACCGGGCCGTCGGCATCGGCCCCGACAGCGCGGGCCGCATCCTGAACCTGTACTTCGAGGGAACGCTCACCCTGCCGACCGGGAAACGGCCGCTCACCGCGTACAACGCCGCCAACGTGCCGCCCGGCGGAGTCGGCGCGTACACCTCCGCCTGGGGAACCGCCGACCGCGCCCTGACCGTGGACAACGCGAGCCCGGTCGCCGAAGCGACGGTACGGGACGGCAAGGTCGTCTCCGTCTCGCACACCCCCGGATCGGGCGCGGTCCCCGACGGCACCACCGTCCTGGTCGGCCGCGAGGCCGGAGCCGCCGCACTCGACGCCCTGGAGCCCGGCGACCCGGTCTCCCTGACCTACCGGGCCCGCACCGACGCCGGGTCCGTGCCGCGCACCGCCGTCGGCGGCCGGGAACTCCTCGTCGTCGACGGGGTCGCGCAGAACCACGACGGCGAGGGCAACAACACCGCCGCGCCCCGCACCGCCGTCGGCTTCTCCGAGGACGGCCGGACCATGCAGGTCCTCACCGTCGACGGACGACAGGCCGACAGCGGCGGCGTCACCCTCACCGAACTCGGCCTGATGATGCGGCGCGCCGGTTCGTACAGCGCCCTCAACCTGGACGGCGGCGGATCGTCGACCCTCGTCGCGCGCGAACCCGGCAGCGACGCGCTCCGGGTGGAGAACAGCCCGTCCGACGGCAGCGAACGCACCGTGCCCAACGGCCTCGCCCTCACCGCTCCCGACGGCAGCGGCCGGCTCAAGGGCTTCTGGGTGCAGCCCCGCACACCTGCGGCCACCGCGCCCGGCGTCGACCCCGTCAAGGGCGGCCACCCCGACCGGGTCTTCCCCGGCCTCACCCGACGCCTCACCGCGACCGGGTACGACGAGACGTACGGCCCCGCACGGGGCACCCCGCGCTGGCGCACCGCACCCGCCTCGGTCGGCACGGTCGACGGCGGCGGGCTCTTCACCGCACGCCGCGGCGGCACCACCACCGTGAGCGCCGCGAACGGGCCGGCGCGTGGCAGCACGACCCTGACGGTCCTGGACGAACTGGCCCGCATCCAGCCCACCACGCAGCGGGTGGGACTCGCCGACGCCAAGGCCACCGGCACGTTCGGCATCGTCGGACTCGACGCCCACGGCACCAGCGCCCCCGTCGAACCGCGCGACGTCGTACTCGACTACGACCGCGCGCTCTTCGACATCCGCGACGACGGCCAGGGCTCCTTCACCGTCACCTCGCGCACCGGCTCCGGCGCCGGACTGATCAGGGCGACCGTGGCGGGCACCACCACCGTCCTCGCCGCCAGTGTCGGCCTCACCGAACAACCGGTCTCCTCCTTCGACGACGCCGGGTCCTGGAAGTTCAGCCAGGCCCGCGCGAGCGGATCCCTGGAGGCCACCCCCGACGGCCGCACCGGCACCGGACTGCGGCTCCGCTACGACTTCACCGGTTCCACCGCCACCCGCGCCGCCTACGCCACCCCGCCCGAGCCGGTCACCGTGGACGGCCAGCCCCAGTCGTTCAAGCTGTGGATCAAGGGCGACGGCAAGGGCGCCTGGCCGACCCTGCACCTCAAGGACGCCGCGGGATCGGACCAGTTGCTGCGCGGCCCGTACGTCACCTGGACCGGCTGGCGGGAGGTCACCTTCGCCGTGCCGCAGGGAGCCGCCATGCCGCTCTCCGTGCACCGCTTCTACCTCGCCGAGACCGGGGCCGCCCAGCAGTACACGGGCGACATCGTCATCGACGACCTCACCGCCCAGGTGCCGCCCCCCGTCGACCTGCCCGAACAGGCCGCGCCCGCCGACGACCTGATCGACACCGCGGCCGTGACCGGGCGCCGGGACTGGCGGTTCGCGGTGATGTCCGACGCCCAGTTCGTCGCCCGCGACCCGGACAGCGCGATCGTCGCCCAGGCGCGTCGCACCCTGCGCGAGATCAAGGCGGCGGCTCCCGACTTCCTGGTCGTCAACGGAGACCTCGTCGACGAGGGCGCACCCGAGGACCTGGCCTTCGCCCGCCGCGTCCTCACCGAGGAACTCGGCGACGCCCTGCCCTGGTACTACGTACCGGGCAACCACGAGGTGATGGGCGGGAAGATCGACAACTTCGTCGGCGAATTCGGGCCCGCCCAGCGCACGTTCGACCACAAGGGCACCCGCTTCGTCACGCTCGACACCTCCAGCCTCAGCCTGCGCGGCGGCGGCTTCGCCCAGATCCGGCAGCTGCGCGCCCAGCTGGACGCGGCGGCGAAGGACCGCGCCGTCGACTCGGTCATGCTGATCGAGCACGTGCCGCCGCGCGACCCGACCGTGCAGAAGGGAAGCCAGCTGGGGGACCGCAAGGAGGCGGCCCTGGTCGAGCAGTGGCTCACCGACTTCCGCCGCACGACGGGCAAGGGCGCGGCCCTCATCGGCAGCCACGTGGGGGTCTTCCACGCCTCGCACGTCGACGGGGTGCCGTACCTGATCAACGGCAACTCCGGCAAGGCTCCGGCCGGGGCCGCGGACGAGGGCGGCTTCACCGGCTGGTCGCTGGTCGGCGCCGACCGCGTCACCGCGGGCGAGCAGGCCGCCGCACGCCTGCGGCCGTGGCGGGGCGGACCCGACTGGGTCTCCGTGCAGACCCGGGCGCACGTCGACGCGCTGGACATCGACGCGCCCCCGGTGCTCGGCGCGGGAAGCCGTACGAAGGTGACGGCGACGGTCACCCAGGGCGCCCGGGCCGTCCCGGTCGGCTTCCCGATGGCCGCGGACTGGACCGGCTCCCCGAACGTCCACGTCGGTGACCTCAGCGGCGTTCGCCCCCGGCACACCGCGGTCCTCGACCCGTCCACCGGAACGCTCACCGCGCTCCGGCCGGGCACGATCACCCTCGCCGTGACGGTCAACGGCACGACGCAGCGGACCCAGCTCAGGATCACGGCGACCGGGACCGCACCGGCGGCCTGA
- a CDS encoding SDR family oxidoreductase, which translates to MTSQRYLSELFSLDDRVAVVTGGSSGIGRAIAGALARAGARVVIVARKEPELAAATDELVAEGCRAAWVSADLSTRDGVRAAAERAVEVFGEPDILVNSAGINLRPPMDELDEDVWDATMAVNLEAPYLLGQRFGPGMAERGFGRIIHVTSQQAHRAFVQSGAYGVSKGALESLARSQAEAWSPHGVTCNTLVPGFVMTPLNARLSSDPEKVAALAARTMIGRNGLAEDFAGAAVFLAGRASGYVTGQALFVDGGLSVH; encoded by the coding sequence ATGACCTCGCAGCGCTATCTCTCCGAACTCTTCTCCCTGGACGACCGGGTCGCCGTGGTGACGGGCGGCAGTTCCGGGATCGGCCGTGCGATCGCCGGGGCCCTCGCGAGGGCGGGGGCGCGCGTCGTGATCGTGGCGCGCAAGGAGCCGGAACTGGCCGCCGCGACCGACGAACTGGTCGCGGAGGGCTGCCGGGCGGCCTGGGTGAGCGCCGATCTGAGCACCCGGGACGGAGTGCGTGCGGCCGCGGAGCGGGCGGTGGAGGTGTTCGGCGAGCCCGACATCCTCGTCAACAGCGCCGGAATCAACCTGCGGCCGCCCATGGACGAGCTGGACGAGGACGTGTGGGACGCCACGATGGCGGTGAACCTGGAGGCGCCCTACCTGCTGGGGCAGCGGTTCGGGCCCGGCATGGCCGAGCGGGGCTTCGGGCGGATCATCCACGTCACCTCCCAACAGGCGCACCGGGCGTTCGTCCAGAGCGGCGCCTACGGGGTCTCCAAGGGGGCGCTGGAGTCGCTGGCCCGCTCCCAGGCCGAGGCGTGGTCGCCGCACGGCGTCACCTGCAACACGCTGGTACCCGGCTTCGTCATGACCCCGCTCAACGCGCGGCTGTCCTCCGACCCGGAGAAGGTGGCCGCACTGGCCGCGCGCACGATGATCGGCCGCAACGGCCTGGCCGAGGACTTCGCCGGAGCGGCGGTGTTCCTGGCCGGCCGCGCCTCCGGCTACGTCACCGGACAGGCGCTCTTCGTCGACGGCGGCCTGTCCGTCCACTGA
- a CDS encoding cytochrome P450 — MGQQPIVIDPAGRDIHGEAAELRRHGPVAPVELPGGIRAWAPTGFEVLRQLLTDDRVSKDPNRHWPAWQEGKHRDGWINTWVGVTNMFTAHGADHRRLRGLVAPAFTKRRTDALRPRIEEITATLLDRMTAAPDGRADLRAAFAHPLPVAVICELFGIPEDRRTDSARLVSEIFDTTAAPEAALATLHEAYALLAGLVAAKRERPADDLTSALIATRDEAGSRLTEDELVDTLLLVVSAGHETTVNLIGNAVHALLTHPEQLARVRDGEFSWNDVIEETLRWSPPVANLPLRYAVEDIELPGGVTLARGDAILATYAAAGRDPRRHGPAGDRFDLSRADKEHLSFGHGVHFCIGAPLARLEASIALPALFDRFPGLSLDDGAAPAEPLETFISYGFATLPVRLARNAHPGPGAVDVPSRVRT; from the coding sequence ATGGGACAGCAGCCGATCGTCATCGACCCCGCGGGCCGCGACATCCACGGCGAGGCGGCGGAGCTCCGGCGCCACGGACCCGTCGCCCCGGTCGAACTCCCCGGCGGGATCAGGGCATGGGCCCCCACCGGATTCGAGGTGCTCAGGCAACTCCTCACCGACGACCGCGTGTCCAAGGACCCGAACCGGCACTGGCCGGCCTGGCAGGAGGGAAAACACCGGGACGGCTGGATCAACACCTGGGTGGGCGTGACCAACATGTTCACCGCCCACGGCGCCGACCACCGACGGCTGCGCGGGCTCGTCGCACCCGCCTTCACCAAACGGCGGACCGACGCGCTGCGGCCCCGCATCGAGGAGATCACCGCGACGCTGCTCGACCGGATGACCGCCGCCCCCGACGGCCGGGCCGACCTGCGGGCCGCCTTCGCCCACCCGCTGCCGGTGGCCGTCATCTGCGAACTCTTCGGCATCCCCGAGGACCGGAGGACCGACAGCGCACGCCTGGTCAGCGAGATCTTCGACACCACCGCGGCGCCGGAGGCGGCCCTCGCCACCCTGCACGAGGCGTACGCACTCCTCGCGGGCCTGGTCGCCGCCAAGCGCGAACGGCCCGCCGACGACCTCACCAGCGCCCTGATCGCCACCCGCGACGAGGCGGGCTCCCGTCTCACCGAGGACGAACTCGTCGACACCCTCCTCCTGGTCGTCTCCGCCGGCCACGAGACCACCGTCAACCTGATCGGCAACGCCGTCCACGCCCTGCTCACCCACCCCGAACAGCTCGCCCGGGTACGGGACGGCGAGTTCTCCTGGAACGACGTCATCGAGGAGACCCTGCGCTGGTCCCCGCCGGTCGCCAACCTGCCGCTGCGCTACGCGGTCGAGGACATCGAGCTCCCCGGCGGGGTCACCCTCGCGCGCGGCGACGCGATCCTGGCCACCTACGCCGCAGCCGGCCGGGACCCCCGACGGCACGGCCCGGCCGGGGACCGGTTCGACCTCTCCCGCGCCGACAAGGAGCACCTCTCCTTCGGCCACGGCGTCCACTTCTGCATCGGCGCCCCGCTGGCCCGGCTGGAGGCGTCGATCGCCCTTCCCGCCCTGTTCGACCGCTTCCCCGGCCTGTCCCTGGACGACGGGGCGGCACCGGCCGAGCCGCTGGAGACCTTCATCTCGTACGGCTTCGCCACCCTTCCGGTGCGTCTCGCCCGAAACGCCCACCCGGGTCCTGGCGCCGTGGACGTGCCCTCTAGGGTGCGGACATGA
- a CDS encoding PP2C family protein-serine/threonine phosphatase: MTIGRRRRRRATRGAALPGTADAGEAAARAPRVGTPALFAGLALLTALVLLLDIETGEDLHLVPLLVVVPALVSVFGTIRQTVGVATWTMTVVVCSRLVTSGTFWDVAISVAFTALACFLGVGSCALRIRHATEIARLRSAAGALQRQILRPLPIPTGQILAHGIYTPIEEDGLVGGDIYEVVESPYGTRVIIGDVQGKGLAAIGAGFAVLGAFREAAIREPDLTGVVDALEDAVARHNVFSAQTGETERFVTALVLGFDGSDRVRAVNCGHLPPRLLHEGTARALPLRRTSVPLGMAELSPEARASEPLDFPPGATLLLFTDGVTEARDASGAFYPLDTRLPRWTGREPHEVLDALHADLEAFSGGVRRDDIAALALSRTTTAAAPHRTGEPGHGARRAAEVFGAR, encoded by the coding sequence GTGACGATCGGGCGTCGTCGGCGTCGGCGTGCGACACGTGGAGCGGCGCTCCCGGGCACCGCGGACGCGGGGGAGGCCGCCGCACGCGCACCACGGGTCGGCACCCCGGCGCTGTTCGCGGGGCTGGCCCTGCTGACCGCCCTGGTCCTCCTCCTGGACATCGAGACCGGCGAGGACCTGCACCTCGTACCCCTGCTGGTGGTCGTCCCCGCCTTGGTCTCCGTCTTCGGGACGATCCGGCAGACCGTGGGCGTGGCCACCTGGACCATGACCGTCGTCGTCTGCTCGCGCCTGGTCACCAGCGGGACGTTCTGGGACGTCGCCATCAGCGTCGCCTTCACCGCACTGGCCTGCTTCCTCGGCGTCGGCTCGTGCGCGCTGCGGATCCGCCACGCCACCGAGATAGCCAGGCTGCGCTCCGCCGCCGGCGCGCTCCAGCGCCAGATCCTGCGCCCGCTGCCGATCCCGACCGGGCAGATCCTCGCCCACGGCATCTACACGCCGATCGAGGAGGACGGCCTGGTCGGCGGTGACATCTACGAGGTCGTCGAGTCGCCCTACGGGACCCGGGTGATCATCGGGGACGTCCAGGGCAAGGGGCTTGCCGCGATCGGGGCGGGCTTCGCCGTGCTCGGGGCGTTCCGGGAGGCGGCCATCCGCGAGCCCGACCTGACCGGGGTGGTCGACGCCCTGGAGGACGCGGTCGCCCGGCACAACGTGTTCTCCGCCCAGACCGGCGAGACCGAACGCTTCGTCACCGCCCTGGTGCTCGGCTTCGACGGGAGCGACCGGGTCCGGGCCGTCAACTGCGGCCACCTGCCGCCCCGGCTGCTGCACGAGGGCACGGCCCGCGCGCTGCCGCTGCGCCGCACCTCCGTCCCGCTGGGCATGGCGGAACTCAGCCCCGAGGCCCGGGCCTCGGAACCGCTGGACTTCCCGCCCGGCGCCACGCTCCTGCTCTTCACCGACGGGGTCACCGAGGCCCGCGACGCGTCCGGCGCCTTCTACCCGCTGGACACCCGGCTGCCCCGCTGGACGGGACGGGAGCCCCACGAGGTCCTGGACGCGCTCCACGCGGACCTGGAGGCGTTCTCCGGCGGCGTGCGGCGGGACGACATCGCCGCGCTCGCCCTGAGCCGGACGACGACGGCGGCCGCACCGCACCGGACCGGGGAGCCGGGGCACGGCGCCCGCCGGGCCGCCGAGGTGTTCGGCGCCCGGTGA